CAATTTATGAATCAGCTTAAGCAAGATGTCTTCTGGTGCGAAATTACAAACGAGACTCGTTAAGAATTGCTTAAAATGGAGGTCCTTAGCGATTTTTTGTGCAAAGAATTGATAGAAGCTACTATATTCTTTTAAGATTTCTTTAAATCCATCTTTGCTAACCTTGATTAGTGTTGTGGGGGAGTCAGCGATAGCGGTAATTCCGTGAAGACCCTCGTCGAAAATGGCGACTTCACCGAATCCATCGTTTGCACAGGCCACCTTGTGGAGTACTTCGCGACCGTCGTCTAGAAAATTGCTCAGGCGAACTCGACCAGTAAGGATTTGATAGTAATAATTACAAGTACTATTCTCGTTGTAGATTACTTCTCCAGCATCAACATTCTTTTTGACTGCTCCTTTTTCCAAAAGTATTTCGATTGGAATCATAGTCTAAATGTTAGTGAAATAATAAGTTTTAACCAAAAATATCCACAAGTGGCCTTAAATCGACTGATTTGTATCAACTCATATTGTGATTAAAATCACAATATGCGGTATCACCCTCATTTATAAAGCGCTATGGTACTTTTTACCTGTTATGAATAGAAGTCTTTCGTTAAATATGATTGAACGCATAAAATCAATACTTCTTCTCCCGATACCTTTGTAATAACAATAATACATAGACCTCCTTAGAGGGCGGAAAACTGACAAACTATGAAAAAACTAATGGTATTTTGTTTGATGGCGATGTTTATCTACGCATGTTCATCAAACAGCAACGAGAGCAAAAAAGCAGAGTCTACTTCAGAGGTAAGTGCTCCTGCAGGCAATGACGCGAGTGCGTATGACGAACATCGCGGAGAAGGAAAGTTTACAAACGTTGAAATCGGCGAAAAGCTAGATCCAGCGATGGCTGCTCAAGGCAAACTAGTTGCCGATGTGAAGTGTGCATCATGCCACAAGATGAGCGATGAGCGTTTGGTAGGACCAGGATGGAAAGGCGTTACTGAACGTAGAAAACCTGAGTGGATCATGAACTTCGTTACAAATCCAGACCCGATGTTAGACAAAGACCCAGCTTTACAAGCGCAGTTAGAATTGTGTTTGGTGCGTATGCCGAATCAGAATATTACTGATGAGGAAGCTCGCCAAATTTACGAATACATGCGTGAGAATGATGGTGTCAAATAATCGATAGCACATTTTATTAACCCCAAATTCATAATATAATGGAATTTAAAAAGTATGTATTAGCAGGGTTGGCAGCGGTGACGCTGATGTCAACTTTCCAGTCCTGTAAGCCGAAAGGCGCAAGCGAAGCCGTAAGTGGCAATGCTGCCGAGAAAGCTTACGTTGCACCAGGGAAATATGACGAGTTTTACAACTTCGTTTCTGGTGGTTTCAGTGGACAATTAGCAGTTTACGGTTTACCATCAGGTAGATTGTTACGTGTTATTCCGGTCTTTTCGTTAGATCCGGAAAAAGGATGGGGATTTAGTGAGGAAACCAAACCAATGTTGGAAACATCACATGGAAATGTGCCTTGGGACGACTTGCACCACGTGCAAATCTCTAAGACTGACGGTGAATATGATGGTAAATGGGTATTTGTAAATGCGAATAATACGCCACGTATTGCTCGTGTAGATTTAACAACTTTCCGTACTGCGGAAATCCTTGAATTGCCAAATAGCGGTGGTAACCACTCATCGCCATTCATTACTGAGAATACAGAGTATGTAGTAGCAGGTACTCGTTTCTCTATTCCACCGGATGATAGAGACGGTGATGTGCCTATCAATTCTTATAAAAAGAATTTCCGCGGTACGTTAAGCTTTGTCAGCGTGAATAAAGACAACGGTAATATGGACTTGGCATTCCAGATTGAAACCCCTGGCGTGAACTACGACTTAAGTCGCGCAGGTAAAGGCAAATCACATGGATGGTTCTTCTTCTCGACTTATAATACAGAGCAAGCAAATACTTTGTTGGAAGTGAATGCTTCGAAAAACGATAAGGATTTTATTCTTGCCGTTAACTGGAAAAAAGCCGAAGAGTATTTGAAAGCAGGAAAAGGCAAGAAGGTTTCTAACTTGAAGTATGCACATAACAAGTACGATGAGAAATCTCATACTGCAAAGACTGAGTTCAAAACAGAAACGATCGTTTTAAATGCGGAAGAGTTAGAGGGCCTTTGTTACTATATTCCATGTCCTAAATCTCCACACGGAGTCGATGTGGATCCTACAGGTGAGTATATCGTAGGTTCTGGTAAACTAGCGGCTTTGATTCCTGTATTTTCTTTTGACAAAATGCAGAAAGCAATTGCTGGTAAAAAATTCGACGGACAATTCGGTGGTATTCCAATTATCAAATACGAAGAGGCGTTGTATGGTGAGGTTGAGAAACCAGGTTTAGGCCCATTGCATACAGAATTCGATGGTAAAGGAAATGCGATTACTTCGTTCTTCGTATCATCTGAATTAGTAAAATGGAACATCAAAGACTTGAAAGTTATCGACCGTGTTCCTACTTATTACTCAACAGGTCACTTGATGATCCCTGGCGGTGATACAAAAACTCCAGATGCGAAATACGTCGTAGCTTATAACAAAATCACCAAAGACCGTTATTTACCGGTAGGTCCTGAATTGTCACAAAGTGCACAGTTATTTGATATTTCCGGAGATAAGATGCAATTGATTCTTGACTTCCCGACGATCGGAGAGCCTCACCACGCGCAAGCGATGCGTGCAGATAAGATCAAAGAACGTGCGCTGAAGATTTATAAGATCGAAGAAAATGCACATCCTTATGCAGCAAAAGGTGAGAAAGAAGCTCGCGTCGAGCGAAAAGGAAATCAAGTCCATGTTTATTTAACATCCATTCGTTCGCACTTTGCGCCGGATAATATTGAAGGAGTTCAACTGGGCGATGAGGTTTACTTCCACGTAACTAACATAGAACAAGACTGGGATATGCCGCACGGATTTGCTGTAAAGGGTGCTAGAAATGGTGAATTGTTAATTATGCCAGGAGAGACTCAGACTTTGAAATGGGTACCGGATCGTGTTGGTGTATTCCCATTCTATTGTACAGACTTCTGTAGTGCATTACACCAAGAAATGCAAGGATATATCCGCATCTCTAAAAAAGGAAGTAATGTACCAGTGACATATAGTGTGGGTACTAATTTACCTGCGGAGAATGCTAACTAAAACCCCCAAAGATGAAAACTAACTACAACATGTCACCTTTGCACCGCTTCCTGATAGGGCTATGCGGGGTGGCTTTAGTAGCAGTCATCTTCTTACCTATTTGGCGTATTGAGCTGGATGCAGCTCAATACCCCGAAGGGTTAGAACTGCAAATTTACAGTAATAAGTTGGCCGGAGAAGTGGATATTATCAATGGATTGAACCACTATATCGGTATGAAAACACTTCATGCAGAGGATTTTATTGAGTTTACGGTACTTCCGTATATCATCGGAGTCTTTGCTGCATTATTCCTTTTTGTCGCAATCAGCAATAAGAGGAAAGCATTGTATTTCCTATTCTTTGCCTTCTTGCTTTTCGGAGTGGTGGCTATGGTAGATTTCTACATATGGGAATACAATTATGGACACAACCTTGATCCCAATGCTCCCATTAAGGTGCCGGGAATGTCCTACCAACCTCCGTTAATCGGCTATAAGCAGTTGCTCAACTTTGGAGCCTATTCCATCCCTGATATTGGAGGGTGGATCTTTATCCTAGTTGGTGTGATCATCGCTTATTGCACGGTGCAAGAATGGAGAAAATCAAAAAACACAAAACTAAATTAATTATGAAGAGCTGTAAGATTTTATTGCTATGCCTGAGTAGCCTAATGTTGCTGATGTTTGGATTGCAAGCTTGTCAAGGCAACAATGAACCTAAGCCGATTAAGTATGGATCGGATCAATGTGCGTATTGTAAGATGACAGTGAGCGATCCTCGTTTCGGCACACAGCTACTTACGAAGAAAGGTCGGGCCTATAATTTTGATGATGTTCAATGCATGGTCGCTTTCGTTAAAGAAAACCAAGTGAAGAAGGAAGATGTCGCGGTATTTTTCTTGCCGGATTATTTAACAAATAAATTGTTGCCGGCAGAGAAAATGTTCTATCTAAAAAGTGAAAAACTAAAGAGTCCGATGCGCGGAGATATTGCTGCCTTTAGCAATAACGCAGATTTGGAAAAAACAAAAGCCTCGGTAGGTGGGACTACCATGACATGGGACGATTTGTGGAAATAGTTTGAACAAGATGAAAAGCTTAGCCTTAAATATATTTAGTACAATGTTTGTTTATTTTATGGTAGCAGCGAGTTCTCATGCTGCTACCATTGAAATAGGCGTTGGAAAACGTGTGAAAACGATAAAAGAAGGGATTGCGTTGGCCAAAGAGGGCGATACTGTATTAGTGCATGCAGGCTTATATAAAGAAGGTAATATCGTTATCGACAAACCGATTACTTTCTTAGGAAAAGGGAATCCAACCCTGGATGGACAAAAGAAATATGAGCCTTTGTCTATCAAATCACATGGCGTCCTCGTCAAAGGATTCACATTCAAGTCGTCCGGACACTCATCGTTGGATGATATCGCTGGGGTAAAGATTTATAATACCTATGATGTCAAAGTGATAGACAACATTCTAGATGATAATTTCTTTGGGATCTACTCGCAGAACTGCAAGCGCTTAGAAATACGCGGAAATAAAATTCGTGCCTATGGAAAAGCGGAACAGCTGATCGGGAATGGTATCCACGGATGGAAATCTGACAGTTTGGATATCCAACAAAATGAGATTATCGGTCATCGTGATGGCGTGTACTTAGAATTCGTGACGCATACTCATGTATTGAATAACTTGTCGCAAGATAATCTTCGCTACGGACTGCATTTCATGTTTTCACATGATAATAGCTATGTAGGGAATACTTTCCGCTCGAATGGGGCGGGCGTAGCCGTGATGTACACCAAGAATGTACACATGGAGAATAATAGATTTGAAGAAAATTGGGGAGATGCGGCCTATGGTCTTCTCCTAAAAGATATATCCGATAGCCAGATTATTAATAACCATTTCGATAGAAATACCACTGGAATTTTTATGGAAGGATCCAATCGGATCCATCTTGAACAAAATAATTTTAAGGACAACGGCTGGGCAATTAAAATACAGGCAAGCTGCATGGACAATAGATTTAAAGACAATAATTTCATGCAGAATACTTTTGACGTAGCCACAAACGGATCCTTATCGCTTAACTATTTCGAGAATAACTTTTGGGACAAATATGAAGGATACGACCTTGATAAAGATGGGATAGGGGATATTCCTTTCCGTCCTGTTAGTTTGTTCTCTATGTTAGTGGAGCGCTATCCCTCGGCCATGCTACTGTTTAGAAGTTTTATGGTCACCTTATTTGATCGTACAGAGAAGTTATTACCAAGTTTAACTCCCGAGAGCCTCAAAGATGAAAAGCCTCGAATGAAATCGATGAAAGTATGATTCAGATTCAACATATCACAAAAGAGTTTGGAAAGCTCAAAGCATTGAACGATATCAATCTTCAGTTGGAAGGAGGAGAGTGTATCGCTTTGATCGGACCAAATGGAAGTGGTAAGACCACTTTGATAAAGACGATTCTAGGTATGGTTGTTCCGAGTGGGGGCAACATCCTTTTCGAAGGGCAGAATATCCAACAGAAGTGGATTTATCGGAACGAAATTGGGTATATGCCGCAAATAGGGCAATATCCTGAAAATATGACTATTGCTCAGGTTTTGGATATGATGAAAGATATCCGCAAGATGCCAGAGAGCGAGTTGGATTTGGAGCTTTATCATGCTTTTAATCTGCCATCACTGCTTGGTAAGCGAATGGGGACCCTATCGGGTGGTACCCGCCAAAAAGTAAGCGCCTGTTTGGCCTTTATGTTTTGCCCAAAAGCGTTAATTCTGGACGAGCCTACCGCAGGTCTCGATCCACTTTCAACCGAGATTCTGAAAGATAAAATCCAAAAAGAGAAGAATAAAAACAAGCTGATTATTATTAGTTCACATGTGCTTAGTGATTTGGATGATATGGTTTCACAAATCATTTATCTGCAAGATGGTCAATTGATCTTTCACAAAACATTGCAACAATTAAAAGAAGACACAGGCACACAAAAATTATCGAAAGCAATTGCCCAAGTAATGACTCTGCCAAACCACCCTAACAAAGGAGCTGTCCATGAATAAAATTATTCGATATGTATTCGTTGACCTATTGAGGAATAAGACTATCCTAGTCTACACGTTATTGCTGCTTGTGCTGTCGATTAGCGTCTACAGTATGGAGGATAACTATGAAAAAGGCTTGGTTAGCTTACTGAATATTGTGCTTTTTGTTGTTCCTTTGGTGAACATTGTGTTTACAAGTATTTACTTATATAATAGCGCCGAGTTTATTAACCTGCTTGTGAGTCAGCCTCTTAAGCGTACTCATATTTGGCTTAGTATATTTATTGGATTAGCAGGTGCTTTGACACTATCGTTTATCATTGGTGTCGCAGTGCCAACCTTCGTATATGCATTCAGCATATCTGGTTTAACATTGATAGGATGCGGTATATTGTTGTCGTTGATATTTGTGTCAATTGCCATGTGGACATCTGTATTGATAAGAGATAAGTCAAAAGGGATCGGACTTGCAATCTTATTATGGCTTTACTTCGGATTACTTTTTGACGCCTTAGTACTGTTTATGTTATTCCAGTTCTCGGATTATCCCATTGAAAATCTAATGGTCGCCTTGTCAATGTTCAACCCGATCGACATTAGCCGTATTCTGATTCTTTTGGAACTTGATCTATCGGCCATGATGGGATATACTGGTGCAATTTTCCGAGATTTTTTCGGAACAACAATGGGCATGGGGATTACGCTGTTTGTAATGCTATTATGGTGCATTATTCCTTTATGGCTTTCCCTTCGTTATTTCAAGAAAAAAGATCTATAGGATAATATAACGTGTTAAATTTTAAGTGCCATGATTATTTCTAATTTACTTGAGGTCTGCAATTTAACGACTCAGGAAAAGGTAAGAACCATATTTGAATGTTTTGATGCGCTCTCTGAAGGCGAATCGTTTATCATCAAGAATGATCATGATCCGAAGCCGCTTTACTTTCAACTATTAACGGAGAAAGGCGATGGTTTCCAATGGGAATATTTAGAATCAGGACCTCAAATTTGGCAGGTGAGGATTGGGAGGACCCATGTTTCCAAAGCTGAGGAAACAATTGGAGAGATCGCGGCGAAGGATATTCGGAATGCCTCGCTGTTAAGAAGTTTGGGTATTGATTTCTGTTGTGCTGGCAAGCAGACTCTTGCTGAAGTCGCCGCTTCCATTGATCTTACTGAAACCGAGCTTCAACTTAAACTAGCACAGGCGGCAAAAATTGAAGCGCCGACTAATTATCTTAACTTCGAGAGCTGGGAGTTAGATTTCCTAGCGGCATATATTAAAAATGTGCATCATTATTATATACGTGAGCATGGTCCCGTTATCAGTAATTTAGCGCACCGAGTTGCTATGGTACATGCTAGTGAGCAACCTGAGTTGGTCACTTTCGCAAAAGAAGTCGATGTATTTTTAGCTGACTTATATAACCACATTGATACGGAAGAAAAGCAACTGTTTCCCGGAGCACATAACTTAAGCACGCTCACTACTCAACATGCTTGTCAATTGGTCCAATACCTTCGTTATGGACATGGAGATTTAGGTGCCGAGTTGCGAGAATTGCGTAGGATTTCGAATAATTACGTGCCGCCGAAGAACGCTTGCTATTCTTATATTTCATTACATGCCCAGTTAAAGGCGCTTGAGAATGATCTGCTTCAGCATATTCATTTAGAAATCAACATATTATTTCCGAAACTTTTAAAAACTTATGATCCTCCTTTAGACTCAAAAACGATCTATGAGGATGAAGGCATAAGCAGCATTTAACAGCGATTAAAAACACAAAAAATATATTACAATGAAAAAGATAAGCTATCTCCTAACACTTTGCATGACGCTATTATTTATGGGGTCTTGTTCGAAAGATGATCCAATTGTGGAGATCGAAACAGATAAGCAAATTATTGCGAAGGTTACTTTAAGCAATGATGAAGAAATCACCCTCATGGGCGACAAAGATCTAACCGTCGGTTATCAAAGAATTTATATTCAACTTACGAAGGACGGCCGAGTACAGAGCTCTTCCAATATAAGTTTCTCCCCGATTATGGACATGGGAACCATGACCCACGGAGCGCCATCGAGTGCTTTAACATATTCGAATCAAACGAATAGTTTTGAAGGGTATGTCGTGTTTACCATGCCTTCTGGTGAGTCAGGTTCCTGGGAGATGAAATTCAAAGTAAATGGAGAAGAGATCAGTATTCCGATTGAAGTGAAAGCCGCGCCTACAGGCAATGTGCCGGTGAAGACTTTTACAGCATCAAATGATAAACGATACGTGATGGCACTGGTTGAACCAGCATTGCCAAAAATAGGATTGAATGATTTAGAAGTTATGATCTTCCAAAGGGAAACCATGTTTTCATTTCCCGAACAGAATGGATTAACACTAGACTTTGATCCCCAAATGACTTCCATGAACCATGGTTCTCCTAACAATATATCCCCGGTGGGTGCTGGCAACGGCCGTTACAAAGGCAAAGTGAATTTCACGATGACCGGTGATTGGAGATTGTTCTTCGATATCAAAGAGGGGACTACCGAACTAGGAAAAGATGTATTCCTTGATGTTCTCTTTTAACTAATGATAATCTGCGCCGAAGATTAGGCACAGAGTGGTTGTACCTCAATTCAAAGCTTATGAAACGCATGCGATATATATTATTTTTAAGTGCATCGGCACTAAGTTTTAATGCGCTCGCTCAACACCATCAGGAGCAAGACTCTCTAAAACATGTAGAAATAGAAGAAGTCGTAGTGACGAGCCAGGTTGGCGTGAATAAGCAACTTGAAAAGGAACAGCGCGCTTCCAAGCAAGCAAATATCGATCAGTTGTTGGACAGAATTGCCGGTGTGCAGATGATTCGGAGGGGCGCTTATGCTTGGGAACCAACCATACGTAGTCTCAACGCAGCGCAGATTAATTTAAGTATTGATGGTATGGCAATTTTTGGTGCATGTACAGACCGGATGGACCCGATCAGTTCATATATCGAGCCTAGCAACCTTCAACAAATAAACGTCAATCTGGAGCCTTCCTTTAATAATTATGGTGCAGGTATTGCCGGCGGTGTTAATTTTAAATTGGCTACCCCTGAGTTATCGCAACATCCAAAATTAAGCGGGATGCTCGGAACTGGCTTTGAAACGAATGCCGAGGCTATTCAAACCTTAGCTTCTTTACAATACAGCACTGACCGCTATGGTATTTTGATCAACGGGATATTCAGAAAGGCACATGAGTATCGGGCAGCAAATATGCAGGTCATTCCTCACTCGCAATTCCAAAAATGGAACGGATCATTGGCGTTCAAATATAAGATAAACGATCGCAACCAGCTCACTGCTCAATATCTAGCTGATTACGGACAAAATATAGGTTATCCTGCTTTAACTATGGATGTCGCCTATGCAAATGCGAACATTGCGTCAATAAGCCATGTTTATTCTATGAAATCGACCGGAACAGATCTTCGCAGTAAAGTATATTTTAATCACATCGACCATGCGATGGATGATACTAAGCGTCCGGCCGAAAGCGTTCCGATGCATATGGATATGCCAGGCGTTTCTTGGACTGCTGGATTTTATAGTGAAACCTCTTTTCAAAAGGGTAAGCATTATTTACAGGCTCGTGCAAGTGGTTATGTTAATAGATTGACCGCTAACATGACGATGTATCCTACACAAGGAAGTCCAATGTTCATGTATACCATTCCCGATGCACAACGCAATAATGTCAGCTTAGATATTTCTGACAAGCTCGCTTTTTCCGAACATTGGGGACTCGATCTATTAGGGAATTATAGCTTCTCACATTCGAAGCTTTATAGCGAACAAGGGGAGGCG
The DNA window shown above is from Sphingobacterium hotanense and carries:
- a CDS encoding FixH family protein: MKKISYLLTLCMTLLFMGSCSKDDPIVEIETDKQIIAKVTLSNDEEITLMGDKDLTVGYQRIYIQLTKDGRVQSSSNISFSPIMDMGTMTHGAPSSALTYSNQTNSFEGYVVFTMPSGESGSWEMKFKVNGEEISIPIEVKAAPTGNVPVKTFTASNDKRYVMALVEPALPKIGLNDLEVMIFQRETMFSFPEQNGLTLDFDPQMTSMNHGSPNNISPVGAGNGRYKGKVNFTMTGDWRLFFDIKEGTTELGKDVFLDVLF
- a CDS encoding ABC transporter permease subunit gives rise to the protein MNKIIRYVFVDLLRNKTILVYTLLLLVLSISVYSMEDNYEKGLVSLLNIVLFVVPLVNIVFTSIYLYNSAEFINLLVSQPLKRTHIWLSIFIGLAGALTLSFIIGVAVPTFVYAFSISGLTLIGCGILLSLIFVSIAMWTSVLIRDKSKGIGLAILLWLYFGLLFDALVLFMLFQFSDYPIENLMVALSMFNPIDISRILILLELDLSAMMGYTGAIFRDFFGTTMGMGITLFVMLLWCIIPLWLSLRYFKKKDL
- a CDS encoding c-type cytochrome, translating into MKKLMVFCLMAMFIYACSSNSNESKKAESTSEVSAPAGNDASAYDEHRGEGKFTNVEIGEKLDPAMAAQGKLVADVKCASCHKMSDERLVGPGWKGVTERRKPEWIMNFVTNPDPMLDKDPALQAQLELCLVRMPNQNITDEEARQIYEYMRENDGVK
- the nosZ gene encoding Sec-dependent nitrous-oxide reductase, whose product is MEFKKYVLAGLAAVTLMSTFQSCKPKGASEAVSGNAAEKAYVAPGKYDEFYNFVSGGFSGQLAVYGLPSGRLLRVIPVFSLDPEKGWGFSEETKPMLETSHGNVPWDDLHHVQISKTDGEYDGKWVFVNANNTPRIARVDLTTFRTAEILELPNSGGNHSSPFITENTEYVVAGTRFSIPPDDRDGDVPINSYKKNFRGTLSFVSVNKDNGNMDLAFQIETPGVNYDLSRAGKGKSHGWFFFSTYNTEQANTLLEVNASKNDKDFILAVNWKKAEEYLKAGKGKKVSNLKYAHNKYDEKSHTAKTEFKTETIVLNAEELEGLCYYIPCPKSPHGVDVDPTGEYIVGSGKLAALIPVFSFDKMQKAIAGKKFDGQFGGIPIIKYEEALYGEVEKPGLGPLHTEFDGKGNAITSFFVSSELVKWNIKDLKVIDRVPTYYSTGHLMIPGGDTKTPDAKYVVAYNKITKDRYLPVGPELSQSAQLFDISGDKMQLILDFPTIGEPHHAQAMRADKIKERALKIYKIEENAHPYAAKGEKEARVERKGNQVHVYLTSIRSHFAPDNIEGVQLGDEVYFHVTNIEQDWDMPHGFAVKGARNGELLIMPGETQTLKWVPDRVGVFPFYCTDFCSALHQEMQGYIRISKKGSNVPVTYSVGTNLPAENAN
- a CDS encoding DUF542 domain-containing protein, with translation MIISNLLEVCNLTTQEKVRTIFECFDALSEGESFIIKNDHDPKPLYFQLLTEKGDGFQWEYLESGPQIWQVRIGRTHVSKAEETIGEIAAKDIRNASLLRSLGIDFCCAGKQTLAEVAASIDLTETELQLKLAQAAKIEAPTNYLNFESWELDFLAAYIKNVHHYYIREHGPVISNLAHRVAMVHASEQPELVTFAKEVDVFLADLYNHIDTEEKQLFPGAHNLSTLTTQHACQLVQYLRYGHGDLGAELRELRRISNNYVPPKNACYSYISLHAQLKALENDLLQHIHLEINILFPKLLKTYDPPLDSKTIYEDEGISSI
- a CDS encoding ABC transporter ATP-binding protein; amino-acid sequence: MIQIQHITKEFGKLKALNDINLQLEGGECIALIGPNGSGKTTLIKTILGMVVPSGGNILFEGQNIQQKWIYRNEIGYMPQIGQYPENMTIAQVLDMMKDIRKMPESELDLELYHAFNLPSLLGKRMGTLSGGTRQKVSACLAFMFCPKALILDEPTAGLDPLSTEILKDKIQKEKNKNKLIIISSHVLSDLDDMVSQIIYLQDGQLIFHKTLQQLKEDTGTQKLSKAIAQVMTLPNHPNKGAVHE
- a CDS encoding nitrous oxide reductase family maturation protein NosD, with product MKSLALNIFSTMFVYFMVAASSHAATIEIGVGKRVKTIKEGIALAKEGDTVLVHAGLYKEGNIVIDKPITFLGKGNPTLDGQKKYEPLSIKSHGVLVKGFTFKSSGHSSLDDIAGVKIYNTYDVKVIDNILDDNFFGIYSQNCKRLEIRGNKIRAYGKAEQLIGNGIHGWKSDSLDIQQNEIIGHRDGVYLEFVTHTHVLNNLSQDNLRYGLHFMFSHDNSYVGNTFRSNGAGVAVMYTKNVHMENNRFEENWGDAAYGLLLKDISDSQIINNHFDRNTTGIFMEGSNRIHLEQNNFKDNGWAIKIQASCMDNRFKDNNFMQNTFDVATNGSLSLNYFENNFWDKYEGYDLDKDGIGDIPFRPVSLFSMLVERYPSAMLLFRSFMVTLFDRTEKLLPSLTPESLKDEKPRMKSMKV
- a CDS encoding TonB-dependent receptor plug domain-containing protein encodes the protein MRYILFLSASALSFNALAQHHQEQDSLKHVEIEEVVVTSQVGVNKQLEKEQRASKQANIDQLLDRIAGVQMIRRGAYAWEPTIRSLNAAQINLSIDGMAIFGACTDRMDPISSYIEPSNLQQINVNLEPSFNNYGAGIAGGVNFKLATPELSQHPKLSGMLGTGFETNAEAIQTLASLQYSTDRYGILINGIFRKAHEYRAANMQVIPHSQFQKWNGSLAFKYKINDRNQLTAQYLADYGQNIGYPALTMDVAYANANIASISHVYSMKSTGTDLRSKVYFNHIDHAMDDTKRPAESVPMHMDMPGVSWTAGFYSETSFQKGKHYLQARASGYVNRLTANMTMYPTQGSPMFMYTIPDAQRNNVSLDISDKLAFSEHWGLDLLGNYSFSHSKLYSEQGEAQLSGMKDGNLDRGNHLANMSLMGHYQPSAHWHWMAKVGYATRSASLQEYYGFYLFNRLDNYDYLGNMDLKTEKALQASLGMSYQYAWMRLEATAYNYFFKDYIAGAINSDFQVMTIGATGLKQYANLPSANIVGAEFALRLKPFKYLEWISTIAYTEGIDNSNNSLPLISPFTNNNNLLLNYKGWTGQVELAYYAAQNKVSPEVYGDTHTPSATLLNAGLRKTFKLKQHRLTSNIRVENIFDRHYYRHQDIMKIARPGRNFVAQISLSF
- a CDS encoding nitrous oxide reductase accessory protein NosL — encoded protein: MKSCKILLLCLSSLMLLMFGLQACQGNNEPKPIKYGSDQCAYCKMTVSDPRFGTQLLTKKGRAYNFDDVQCMVAFVKENQVKKEDVAVFFLPDYLTNKLLPAEKMFYLKSEKLKSPMRGDIAAFSNNADLEKTKASVGGTTMTWDDLWK
- a CDS encoding Crp/Fnr family transcriptional regulator, which produces MIPIEILLEKGAVKKNVDAGEVIYNENSTCNYYYQILTGRVRLSNFLDDGREVLHKVACANDGFGEVAIFDEGLHGITAIADSPTTLIKVSKDGFKEILKEYSSFYQFFAQKIAKDLHFKQFLTSLVCNFAPEDILLKLIHKLNEDRQLICQECHRLMLTRQQLANMTGLRVETIIRTMKQMERKEILQIIKGKVFVPADGLN